ttagtttcattgttaatttcatcttgtacttgacaataattatgcaataggtgtgtaaaattatcagagagacgggcTAACACTGATATTGTCGCCAACTTAGTAATTACCACTTACATGATCTGTCAAGTGTGAGGTTTTAACACAAAAGTCTCAGTATTAGTTGGAGTGAgggttaggatatttaaactcttattttctcaAAGATACGGTCGATGTGAAATATTTCAACACGTCCTCTCACATGGAACCCAATTAGTGGGTCACATGtgggagatccacacatcgacAACGACATTGAGCCAAAGGGACTCACCCTATAAACGGGGCCAAAGGACCCACCATCATCCCGCCAAgccaaggggacccacccatcaAGTGGCAGTACGGGCCCACTTtctaactatgacatcatgtgaAATTATCAGAGCAACGGTTCGTGAAGCCAAGGGGACCTACCCAGCAAGTGGTAGTACGGGTCCACCCCTAGCTCTAACACCATGTaaaattatcagagagacgggtCACAGACCCACTTTCAACAACAccaatattgtccccaacttggtgATTACTACGTGCACAATTCGTCAGGTGTGGAtcttatcacaaaaggccttaATATTAGTTGGAGTAgggttaggatatttaaactcttcttttctcatAGATACGGTTGATGTGGGATATGTCAACACGCCCCCCCATATGGGACCCAATTAGTGAGTCAACATGCCCCCTCATGTCATGCATGTGAGTGACACATGCCTTTTATGTTAACTAAAAATGGAAATTATAACGTGTCCTTCAGTCATCATTTGTGAAATTACATGAATTAAAAGTGAACTTTAACTAATTTACATGGACAAAAAGTGAAATTTTCCCTTAGTTGGAACAATACATAGTAAATGTCTAATTGTTGTATAACAGTTTCCTTCACTAtattaaaatgtaaaaatatagaaGGGCTAATTCTTAGTCCTCCATGGCCGGAGACGGGAAAAATTAGCCCATCccatttcctaaaaaaaaatatttttgaaggcTAAACGTGTGCCCATGGATTTTATCATAGCCTCCATGGCTGGAGATGGATTGATACTTGTTAGCCATGTTGGAGTTGTGCCCTAAAAAtcaattttataatattagatATTATAAAACAATtctatatttaattaattaatcaagggCATGTATTCTTCATTCATGAGTTTTGGCATTTatattatacaaataatatacTACGAATGAGTCTACAAGATTTAAGGTATGGAAGCAATGCCCTAAACGAGGTTAAGGCAGGGAGACTTGTATTCCATTGTCACTTAGTCCTTAAACAAAGTTCCTAGGCTTTTGGAAAGTCAATTGGACATTGACTATCCAGAAAGGCTGGTGTATATCGTATTAGGTTATCATGTTTCGTGCTACACGTATTAGACGCGTGTTGGATATATGGGTACTTGTATGTTGGATTCACAGAAGATTAACCATCTAAGAAGCTTAAATGCACGGATGCTTTAACACATGTCAAACGTTACAATGTTTCCTGATACATAATAGGTATCTTATACTTGTAGATATGAACTTTGATTTCACCTCAAAGCCATCATTGCTTTGCAAGGCCCAATGTGTGGTACTCGGGTTCATATGTATGGTTACATGTGATTTTACATAAATCTTGATCGGGGTATGGATAACAAAAGTACCGAATTGCATTGTAAATACAATCAAGGTTTGAAAGAGTATCATGATTAGTTTGCGTATACTTCTACTAATCTGGATAGCCATGACATGCTACTCGGTGCCACTCATGTGTTCTTACAAACATAGTTTGATCAACAAGTACTTTGCACAAAATTTTTTGATATGGATCTTAAAGTTGCTTCCAGTGATATCTCTATCTATTTGAACAATTACCGAAGGTGATAGATTCCTTATTGTCAACCCGAGGTGAAATCAAAGTTCATTCCTTATTACAGGTAGTGTTCCATGAACTTGTTCAAAAGACAAGCTTATATATATCTATCATTTGTCCAACACACGAGACCATGCTAACCTTAATGTGATCTATGCCGAACTAAGCTACTATGGAATGCAAATCTACCTACCTTAACATCATTTAGGACATTGCTTCTATACCTTAAATCCTATGGCCTCTTTCATAGTATAATATCTTTATAATACAAAGCCAAACTCATCAATGAATTAATCTTTccctttattaattaattaattaatatggagTTGTTAATAATATCCAATATTACAAAATTGGATTTTAGGGTACAACTCCAACACTTTCTAGCACATAGCTCCAATGACAAATTTGATGTCTCAAATTCCCATATTAATGTGTTGACGGTTCTCTACTAGCCCTTACATTTCACAGTTTCACAAAAGTTTCAAATATGCATAACAAACTACAGTTTATAAAATTCAGGCCATATCCATTAAGTATACTAGTATGGAATTTTTCAGGGTGATGACCATACCACATATATTAAAAACACTCACCTAGAGTCATCGCTAAAGCATCCTAGCACATGGATCAAAATGCTCACACACGATCAGTGCCTAGAACAAATCACAAGTCTCGTCTTAGAAGTCTTGTGATAAACCACATAGTTCTAGGTTGTACACGTCGTCTACAACAATCAAGAATGATTCAGGACACGTTGACCAAAGTCAACCTTTGGACAAAGGTCAAAGGTAGGATAAACAACCTTAGAAATTCAATTCGGAAGATCCGCATATAAATTTCCATTCAGTAACTTCCTAAAAGCCTCATCACGCTTCCACTACAACATACTAAAAATTCATGACAATCCGACTGTCGGATCTCTGCCAATCGCAAGTTTAAGTGGATGCCAACTacaaaattaggttaaaacaatatAATAACGCTGAATGaatgccaaaaaaaaattcagatcaTCAAAATTAGCCTAGAAAGACACTTTGGGTTGTTGGCCACGTTTTGCAGACTATGCGCCATCGTACGTGCCTCTACGTGCAGACTAGAGCAGCCACAAGCGGGTTGGGTTTTGGAATATTTCCCTTCTTCTCCAGTGAGTTGGTTGCAGCTGCAGCCGTTTATCTTGCCAGAAACTGGGAAATTGAGCACAAATCCTTCACAAAGCCATAACTTGCTCAATTTTAAACCAAATCACACAATCCTTGTGTCAAAGTGAAGCTTAAGACGAGAGTAGCAATTTTATACCTTTTAAAAGTCTAAGAAAAGGCCAGAGATGGCCTGAAACTCGTCGGAAAACTTTGGCTCAAATCGAAGTTGTGTGATCTTTGTACGTCGAGGTGGACCCGAGGATCCAATGCTCGAAATTGACTTCTGGGATGATAGTAACTCAACTGGTGACCCCCAAACTCatccaaaacaacaaaaaagagACGGAATCTTGTCGAAAAAAATTCGGTTCTCGTCAGAGCTCTTATGACCTCAGTCAGTGGTCATTTTTTCACAGTCTAGGGTTCATGTTTGAGCTCGTGAAGAGATGAGGGTCACTATGGTGTTGGTTTGGTGATCGATTGGCCGAAAAGGTGGTTCAGATGGCTGTATGATTTTGGATAAGGGAGAAGGTGAGAACGATGAGAAAGACTCCAGAGAGAATGATTGAGAGTGAGCTGAGAGAGAGGATGAGCTACAGAAAAATGGAAGGTCGGCCCCTGTGGCACACACACCAAGGTCAAAAACGGACAAACAACATGTGTTccaaataatgataaaattaccaaaatacacTCGACTAACAAGGCCTGATCCCCATGTCCGTGAGACATCGAAATGGTCACATGTTGGACGACAtccaagggtgacgaaagccatttattgaatgcaaatgttgagaacaagaaataaataagacttataaatctAAATATGATTAATATGCAATTGAGGAACatgttcaaagcatacaactaaaATGAGACActaaaaaagaataatataaaattgaatgaacaaaatgatgggtcctacaccgagaggactcaaaGATGCCGATGCGAGAGTGCCTTGAAGCCGGGATTGTACTCCTTaattctaagtcctgagggggcgcaaaataaacataagtggaccaagttgatatatatatataatactgaaACATTtattcaacatactaacccccaaagttttatggaaattcaatagtataatatgtaaaaggttttctagaaaccctagcaTGCTATAAAACCCTTCATAAAATGTATCTCGTATATAGTGTCCTAATTAGTGGTATCATAATCGACCCAAAGGCCCCTACATCACCCAACCCAAAGGCCAATATAATAATCTCCCGACCCGAAGGCCCCTACATCACCCGACCCTGGAGGCCAATATAATATCTCTCGACCTAAAGGTCCCTACATCACTCGATCCGAATGCCTAATAAAAGTATCATTGCCCGGAGGTAGAATAatgaccactagataagcacaaaaccattgaacatagtCTTTCCACACATAGGTACATGTAtctcaaaacatcttcataatataaagtcatccatcatctatactataaagaagtgcAAAAAAATGTTCTAATAGTATaccgtcatccatcagatatcctAGAAAGAATATGGGTTCGATAGaaaatatggtattccaaaagATTCTAAGTAAGCCTGATATCTCATAAAATGTAATccttaaatcatgcttttcatgtatgcatttctactattaaaacatgcattttagaaggggtccactcatagatacttTGTCGTCGTAGAGCCGTACGAAATATGAATGATGGATTCGCGGTtaataattgcacctaagcacataaagggtacaattaataaaactttattcaaacgattgaatttgagaAAACGGATATAAAAAACGGGTCCAGGACGTTGAAATTAGCATAGAAGGGGTTTCAGATGAAACCCAAAAAGTTAACGGTCAACGTTGACCGATcaaagtcaacggtcaacgtTGACCAAATCAACGGCCAGTGTTGACTGGGTCAGTCAATGGGCCATGGGTTAAACTGGGTCAAAGGGTTTTAGGTCAAACTGGGTTGGGCCTAGGGTTTAAGGTAAACGGGATGGTTCGGCCCTAAGGCCGGTTCCTTTGGGTTCTAACACATGGGCCTGGGCTTGGAAGCCCGGCCAGGGTTTAGGGTTAAAAGAGTCTACGGGCCGAAGGCCTTAACAGAAATGGCCCAAGGGCCTTTgggttttaaaaattaaataattaaataaatcaataaaaCAAAAGGGTTGGGTTGGATTTTAAACAGGCTTAGGGCTCGAGTTCTATACACGGCCCAAAGTGCCTAGGTTCATTGGACTTGAGTCACTGACCCATTCCTTTCCGGGGAATGAGGCCAGAGCCTTCCGTGCTCTGGTCGTCGGCAAAACTCCCATATGCCCTACGAACTAACTAGGAAATCGAAGGTAAAGACAAAAGGAAGAGGTTGCTACCTGTGATTAGACGTGAAATGGCTGAAGGTGGTCAGACCTGAGCTCGCACACCCACGGTTCGCCGAACCTGGGTTGGGTGTCTTCTGGGTGCCCCGGAGCTTCATGGAGgggagggaggaagaaagagtGTCACCGGTAGTAGTGGTGGTGCTGCGCCGTTGTCGGGGTGCAAGAAATTTGGGTGGGTGTGTCGAATGGAAAAAGGAATGAGaaggagagtgagagagagagttgagagCTAAGAGAGTGAGAGATCCGAGAGAGCTttggggaaggagagagagaggtgtaGAGTTTATGGGCTGCCACATGGCAGTGTGATGGAGAAAGAAAATCTAGATGGAGGGTCCGGATCAAATTAGGATAAGGGACCAAATTGCAAGATTCTATAAACTTTTAGGGAAATTGTTAAATTACAAACTAAATTTGGGGAGGGGTTTTACATTGACTATCGAGCCTCGTAGAATCTTCAATCTAGTTTCAAATTTCATTTCGTTTACTTCTAAGGTGTTCGTATCAACACATACTACTGGAATATGATAAGAAAAAAGACAAATATAAAACAAGCTCAAAAGTCCATGTATGACTCCGCTTTGCCTAGagacattttcatttttttgtagaTTTGCAAAATTTTACATCAAAAATTAGGAACACGTCGTAACAATTACAAATACGAAATCAAATAGTGAAATTTGAGGATGGGATTTCATAGTATAAAAGTGATTCCAGCTCTTGAGTTCAATATTGAACTCATGAGTTTGAATTCTATACAATAAATGGGAACCCACTTTTTAGGAGAGTAAAGAGAATAACCAATAAGAGTATAAATTAGATGAGTGAGACGATTAATAGATAGAACTCAACCCTATAAAACTCACTCTCTTGTAGATATTGTGTCGTAGGAATCAAACTTAAAGTGCTAGATTCTTATAATAAGAGTAAAACTTACCTAAACCACTGTGGAAGAAGTATTGACTTAGGGTGGCAGGGATGATTGTAGGGAGTTATGGTAATGTAATTGTGGTGGATGGTCGGTCGGGGTGAAGGTGGCCGCGGTGTTGAGAGTTTGATGACGGCACATTACATTAGCAATGATTTGAATATTCACTGGTTTAAAATCTAGTAATTTAAATCAATAATTCTCAACAGCAATATTTTCTTCTCATGCTTTGAATATTCAACTGTATGTATGTTAAAGACGCGTACAAAGACAAAtataaaaatgataaattcTCGTGAAAAGCAGTAAAAATAACAAGAACATATTGTCATTACAAAGTAATTAATAGTGGGTTATGGACCTTGTTTCAGAGATGGAGTTTGCTGAACAGCTTCAGCTTGTTTTCATACATATGTTCGAGGTTTTAACAACCGGTTGTTACAGAGGAAGTGTGGTTTCGGATGATTCACTTTATATTCACTTCCCCAAAAAATAGATTCAAATGTTATTAATACATAAATTAAGACCATTTTAACCAAATGAATTAACCGTGTTGCACATCCCTGGGTTCCGAATACACCAAAGCGGTTGAATGGGTTCAGCCCTAACACCTCTAGCCACAATTCTGCTCCTCCATTCATTTAACCGATCAGTTGCCTCTGCGGACCTCTTCATACCCATTGCGTCCCTGTTCCCTGACCATAATGACTCTGCCAATGCTGAAGTGCGCGGCCAAATTCGTGCGTCCAAAACAGTTGGGTCAGCTTGCTCAGACCACAACGCCACCTCTCCACCTAGCACCAATTTGGCCTCGTCCTCAGTCAACCCGTATGTTATATCATAGTTATATATGGTCTGCCATGTTTTGAAAGGTCCACACCAGGAACCCCCATTTCCAGTGTCACTGCCTGTTTGTTGATCATACAGGCTGTTGTTCCCGAGAAAGTCACCATGACCACAATCCAAGTAATAGAATTCCGAGGATGACACAATAACGCGGTATCCAGAAGACACAATTCGTTTAGTATTGTTGTGGCCATTGTTCCATGTTTGTAAGATGGTATGCTCTGGGGGAAGAATAGTTGCTTGCACCTTGACATTATCATCCAGCAAAACGTCTTCCCAATAAACCACCGTCCTATTAAGAGATACAATGTAAGGGAAAGTGGAGTTGACAAAAAGGTCAAGAAGCTCACTGAGCGTTCCACCCTTAGACAGGAATGATTGAATGGTTGGATCAGCTTTCCAACAGCCAGGTATGATCTCATCAGCTCCAGCATGGAAAAATGGTTCAGGAAATAGCGTTGACACATCATGGATGACATTTTTAAGGACTTGGTAGGTCTTGGGGTTCAATGGATTCAAATGACCTGTTCCGGGTTCAGATGCAAGCCGGTCAGCCCAATCTACTCCATCTGGCCACCAGAACATATTAGCACATGTCACGATTTCTGGGTAGGCTTCAGCCCATGATCCCGTATGGCCTgcacacattaaaaaaaaaaaagaatgaaaaatatGTTTGATTACCCTACCATGATTCAGATTAGGAATAAGAATGTATTATGAAAACGAATAAGGTGCTAGGGTCATCTAGCATGCAGCAAGCATGTAATGAAATAGAGTAAAGATTATTTCCAGCTGCAGACTGCAGTGAAACAAGCAACTGTGGCTGACACTCCCCCATCCTCATTGCTAGCCCAAGCAACTTTCCATCCGCACCTCTCCACCACATATGCTCCTTTCTAATTAAGTCCTCGTTATaattttcaacaaatacaaaaaggaaaatttcaTCACACTTTTGTAATTCTCATCATCCAAATACCTCTCCATGTGAACCCATAACATGTCGACAACTAAATTTACCTGAAAGTGGATTTGCTTTCTTGAAATTTCTGCTTGTATTAGAAAGTGCTATTTTCGTTTTAAGACCCAAATATTTTGTGGATCTCACCCCcacaatttgtttttctttttttttctttccatttttctaGATCAAAACCTAAAAGCATtctagttccaatattcatttTCTGTTCTGTACATCTCATCTTGTGATTTTGTATCATGGAAGAACAAGGCATGTTTCTTTACCGatgtaatttcttttttatcaaacaaatattgggATGGGGAAGATTAGAACACAGGACCTCAGATATAAAAGGCAACTGCTCTTAACTACGATATTAAGCCCCCACTATATGCCTCTGAAATAATGGCCAAAGTACATGCCCTTCGCTGTTATTTTCTTATATCTTCTCTGGCTTTTAGATTCCTCAAATTATTCACAACGGCAACTCTTAGTTTCTTTCTTCATATTTTGATTCTTACCCTAAACCCAGAAGAATGTGGAAGGTTATGTAGATTAGGAAGGAGAACAAGCCAGCCATGTAAATGAGAGAGATGATATTGAAAACAGGAACAAAATAGGCTGATATCCTTTAGGTTTCTTTCAAACTTTATCAGCATGCTGCTGCTAACAAAAACAGGAATAAACTAGGCTGATGTTTTTTGGGTTTCTTGCTGCTAACCAAAACAGGAGAGAGTGCAGGCTAGCAGCATGTCATTTGAAATCCCTTTAGAAAAAGCAGAATAAAAGGTTTTATTATGTGCAATTACTAGCatatcaaaataatttaccaACATAAACTGAAATTTCTAAATTTGAACTCTCGCATTCCAAATAAAGCCAGAAATAAGGTTGCATTTGTACATTTTCTAACAGTCATAACAAGTCCCAACTTGACAGATACAATTCCTCTAATGAATCCGTACGTTACTTGAGAGTTTTTAACTCAAACAACGGCCAAATTACTTTATAAAGATAAGAGTAATGCTTTATAAATGCTATCAAGTGCCTCTCTGTGGCATTTTATCAAACAGCTAGCTAACTAATAGCTATTGGTAAGTAAGCGAGTGAGTAGGGTGACTGACCAGGTGCATCGATTTCGGGGACAACCCTGACGGCATGCTCCAAGCCGAACTCGACAATCTTGGTGACATCAGCGGGAGAGTATTGCATAGCGGAGCCATAAGACCCCTTGGAGGCCAAGTCAGGCTCGGAAGGCAGCAGCAGTGGGAAAGAATGGGAGTCGGTGATGTGCCAGTGGAACACATTGAGCTTGTTGGCGCTCATGGCCTCGATGGTCCTCAGTATGTCCTCCACTCCGTAGAAGTTCCTGGAGGTGTCCAGCATCACCCCTCTGTGCCCAAACAGCGGGGAGTCCCAAACGTACACTCCCACCGCCACAAGCGACGGATCGCCCCACACCAGCTGCGATAACGTCTCCAGGCCCCTCATGGCGCCCCACGCAGTCTGGGCCCACAGATTGGCGGCTCCACCGGTGATGGGGATGGTGAGTGTGTAGGACTCGTCGACGCCGTGGTGAAGTGGGGCGGCAAGGTCAGCAACGGTGATGGAGAGGGTGAGCAAGGGTGGGGCGGAGGTGTTGATGCGGACGGAGGAGGAGGGGTTGACGAGGGGGCGGTGATGCTCGCTTAGAAGAAGCTGGTGGTAGCGTTTGACGGCGGATGACAGGTATTTGTGGTTGGCAGGAGAAGTGATGGCGAAGTTAGGGGAGAGGAGGTGGGCCTGCGGCTGAGGCCAAGAAAAGTTTCTCGGCTTTGGCCACACATTGACTCCGGAATCAGATTGGGAGGACGAGAATGGCGCCGCAGAGGCCAGGAGAAAGCCCATCAATAGGATGACGATGAGAATCTGCATGGTGGTACTGGTACTGTAGGAAGCGAGAAATTTGAGGAGGGAGACCTGACTGCTTTGTCTTAAATACTTGTAAGTAGCCCAGCTAGGACTTGGAGGGAGACCCGACCCGACCGACCCCGAGTGCTCTGTTCTGCCGGCTCGTCCAttcctttctttgtttgctATTTTGTTGTGTTGGGTAACGATTTGGCGTTTCCCGTTTAACATTATGTTGTATCATATGCTGTTTGCTATTAGAAATGTTCCTTTCTAGTTTCTACCGGCAGGCCCTCTCCAACCCCAATTATTAGACAAAACAAAAGTACAAGATTATATTCTAAATCCAATCTGCTTCAAGTCAACTTGCCGCCGGTGGTATAGTATAATATTCCACGGACGACTCTCAACCAAAACCTTTTCTTTCCTACCTATTTTTAATCGCACATCAGAAACAATGTTGATCGCCTGCTCTTTGCTTAGCTTTGTTAcccaataaataaaataatatcttTGCTTAGCCCTTGAAACTAAAATTGTGCCACTTTGCCATTTGAAACTCAATTTTTATATCATTTCCACACATTCtgtcaatttcgtcaaaaaaaTTGTTAAGTTGACTAATGTGGCATGACTAGGACCACTTATTTCTATTTGACATGTCAttggaataaaattaaaaaacatgaCCATCTGCAAACATAAGACTAGACACACAAATTTCTTAAAGGAAGGACAGCAAAACACGGTTTTAAGGGTGGTAGTGAGGTTGTCTAAGATGTCAGATCAAAGGCtccatatataaaataaataaacgaCCCTGTGAAGGAAAACTTCTGTTAAAACTAGAGGATTCATTGAATAAATCATGGTTAAAGACAATTAGGTTTGGCTTAgcttaacttaaaaaaaaagttggcatgaaaaaaaaagttgaagcaTTTGacgtgtttggtaaacactttaaattagttttttttttaaagttatgagtgaaaaaaagctgaaaaccaGAAGCTGGAAATAGCAGCTTCAACAAAACAGCTTATTTTGGTAAAACACGGgtgaacaataaaaaataaataaacttttcAATTTTCCAATCCTACCCTGCCCTTCTCTtctacctctctctctcgcatTAAATGAGACATTGCCGAACTTCTTCACTGGAAAAGCTGCAAAATTATGCAGGGGTTCCTTACagttttaaattttcaaatagaAATCAAATCGAGTTCGTAAAACCTCGAATTCGTCAAATTTAAGCATGCAACTCACTGGTCTCTCACATCAGGAAACTAGGAAATGCAACAGAAGGTCACTGGGGTTTATAACTCGAATTCTCACTCAAATCCAATAGACAGAGCAAGGAAATCCTACCTGAGATTGGAAGGGGTTGAGCCCAAGTTTGATACCAGTTGAATTTTGTCCTGATTCTTGCTGGAGAGCTCAGAGATTTGagttctcatattttcttatcCCTAGCACCCAAAACACGATTCCTGTAACTTAAACTTGGGGTTAAATTCGTAGGGGTGGAGATGATGATAATTTGGTGGTGAGATGGTCTGAGATCGAAGGTTTGTGTGTGGGGTTGTCTCAGTGGAGgagccctaaaccctaaacccttgaggtggtaaaatgtaatttaccctaattaATATTTgagataaagtttataaatatttttcttttaagcataaaatatatttagtaattcacctttatttgttaagaaaattaaattaatggcacATCTAGTATTATACCATTTTTGGTCATTTGACACAGTTATAGttgttttatataaaagtttaccaaatagtataatactgctattttttttcttcacaaaagcacttttacaaaaaaccTGACGGCATGCTCCAAGCCGAACTCGACAATCTTGTTGACATTAGCAGGAGAGTATTGCATAGCGGAGCCATAAGACCCCTTGGAGGCCAAGTTAGGCTCGGAAGGTAGCAGCAGTGGGAAAGAATGGGAGTCGGTGATGTGCCAGTGGAACACTTGAGCTTGTTGGTTCTCATGGCCTCCATGGTCCTCAGTATGTCCTCCACTCCGTAGAAGTTCCTGGAGGTGTCCAGCATCACCCTTCTGTGCCCAAACAGCGGGGAGTCCCAAACGTACACTTCCATCGCCATAAAtttatgaaaaatgaaaacaaaatcaagaTGAACAACATACAAtatacacaaaacaaaaaataaaaaacaaaacaaatcaaaacttaCCTAAGATTCTTCGAAATAAGAAACTCCTAactgaaaatttcaaaaaaaaaaaaaaaattgaattcaaaattGAATTCAAAACTACAAAAACAATGTTGATTAAACAAAAATCTAACCAAATATGAAAGACGATCACTCCAGTAAAAATATTAAAGCACAATAAACAACATCGATGACAACGATTCGATAGAATTCCAAAATATGCAACCATTGCGAATCTGTTTTGAAACAAAGGTTTATTTCGAAAAAATCCCCCTAACAGGGATGAAGAACAACGGTGATCACAATTTCAAAATGTGCTCTCAACATTCGTCAGCAAGCattactcaaactactcaaccAGAttcgaaaaaaaatgaagaactcTCTGAAATTGTTttgcaaaaattaaaattcaattagtTTATAGGTTCGGCTAACTCCaaactaactaatctaacagaATAGTTAAGTTAGGTTAACCAAATCCATTAGGGGTAAAATTGACAAATCACCATGTTATTTTGTTTGGGCTATTTTATTTGGGCTGATAAAAAAATGGGTTTTGTACTAATCATTAAATAAACTTCCAATGtagtttttggttaaaagttAAAGTTGCCAAGtccttttggttagttttcttttaaataaactataaaattatcAGATAAGTTtatgttaaaataaacttagttcaaacttttttcattagtgCTCCATCTTTTTTTAATCTATTGTATTAGGCTTTATACTAATAGCCCACATTGAACGTAAAAGAACATCTCATCCCGCTCATCTCTTTCACTCTCTTCcagcaaaataaaaattaaaaatttctccctctctctcttgcgCCATCTCGTCGCCGCAAAACAGTCGCCATAGAGTTGGGATAAAAAAGGACTACCGACGGAAATTTTAATTTCTCTAAAATCTGAGCTATAAGTTGGGAGAATTGAAAACCGATCAAACGGAACCGGAACCGTGCCCAGCCAACCTTTACAGGTACCCGACAACGACATCTCTTCttacatatatatgtgtatataataTATTCATTTGAAACTTAAATTAGATATGGAAACAAAACTTTTTAGCTTTTTGCCTAGTTGATGAGATTTGAGTGTGAGCCTTAGCGCAACAGAAAAGTTGCTATTTAGTGATCGAAAGGTTTTGAGTTGTGGAAATACCCTTTTGCGTTGGTTAGGCTGCGTACGATAGACTGTTCGACCTCCTGACCAGCCTTGGTAGCTTGGGGTCACCATTTTTTTAGTTGCTGAGATTAGGGTGATTGTAATTCTGCTCGTGTTCGGTAATTTTTGGATGAATTCTTggttgttttatgtttttgttgttCTTATGACCGAGACATTGAATttcagtttttctttttatattttttgatattttgaaaaatgttgaattttgtgttgttttgtgtATTGGTCTGAGAATGTGATATTCTGACAATGATTTGCGAATTTTCTAAGCGTCAACTTTCGATATTGCCCAAGTATACTGctcttcac
This is a stretch of genomic DNA from Malus domestica chromosome 02, GDT2T_hap1. It encodes these proteins:
- the LOC139193993 gene encoding beta-hexosaminidase 2, with protein sequence MLNGKRQIVTQHNKIANKERNGRAGRTEHSGSVGSGLPPSPSWATYKYLRQSSQVSLLKFLASYSTSTTMQILIVILLMGFLLASAAPFSSSQSDSGVNVWPKPRNFSWPQPQAHLLSPNFAITSPANHKYLSSAVKRYHQLLLSEHHRPLVNPSSSVRINTSAPPLLTLSITVADLAAPLHHGVDESYTLTIPITGGAANLWAQTAWGAMRGLETLSQLVWGDPSLVAVGVYVWDSPLFGHRGVMLDTSRNFYGVEDILRTIEAMSANKLNVFHWHITDSHSFPLLLPSEPDLASKGSYGSAMQYSPADVTKIVEFGLEHAVRVVPEIDAPGHTGSWAEAYPEIVTCANMFWWPDGVDWADRLASEPGTGHLNPLNPKTYQVLKNVIHDVSTLFPEPFFHAGADEIIPGCWKADPTIQSFLSKGGTLSELLDLFVNSTFPYIVSLNRTVVYWEDVLLDDNVKVQATILPPEHTILQTWNNGHNNTKRIVSSGYRVIVSSSEFYYLDCGHGDFLGNNSLYDQQTGSDTGNGGSWCGPFKTWQTIYNYDITYGLTEDEAKLVLGGEVALWSEQADPTVLDARIWPRTSALAESLWSGNRDAMGMKRSAEATDRLNEWRSRIVARGVRAEPIQPLWCIRNPGMCNTVNSFG